In Oceanispirochaeta sp. M1, the genomic stretch ACCTGGGAGTAAAACCGGAATCATTAAGTAGAATAAAAAGACGTCTATCAGGAAAATAAAACAGTATTTTATTTAGATCTTAACTCAAGTCAATGAAGCAGCTAATTAAAACCTCTACAGTATAGAAATATATTGGATTTAAATTTTAGGAGTTTTATATGACAAAAAAAATGAGTATAAATTTAATGGAGAACCCCGGAGCAAGTTCCGAGGTCTCTATGTTCGGAGAGGGCTGGTCGCAAAGAATACATGGCCTTCATTCCCGAGCTAAGCTTCGGAGTACTCTGGCCGGTCGAATAAAAAATAAGGCAAAAATGAAAGCTGTAATGGTAATTTTAGTGATTACTTTTTTTATCTCCTGTACAACAAACAGTCCACAGGAAATAAATGAAGCCACTGATAAATCATTAGAGCTAGAGCTTTCTAAACCTGCGGATCTGTCAAATGAACAGATAGAAGATAAAATGAGTACAGGTTATGTAACAGTTAATGATCAGGAGTTATATTACGAGGTTCATGGTACGGGAGAACCGCTGATTTTGATATGCGGTTTAAGTATGGACTTAACGGCACATATGGCTTATCTGCCGATCTTATCGGAACAATTCCAGGTAATTATTTTCGATAACCGGGATGCCGGGCGGAGCTCAAAGGCCAAAAGTCCATATACAATAGCCGATATGGCCGAAGACACTGTCGGGCTCATGGATGCATTGGGTCTTGAGTCGGCACATGTATTAGGTGGATCTATGGGAGGTACTATTGCCCAGGAGTTGGCCATTCGGTACCCGGACAGAGTAAATAAGCTGATTCTGAGTGCAACCATTAGTAAAGCGACACTTACACTGGACAGCTTTACCACGCTTATGAAATTTATTAAGAAGCATGACCAAAATAACGAGATAATCCCGCTGATGACCCTGCTAACCACTATGACAGTGAGTTTTTCAGAAAATGAAGAAATGGTTAAACAGATAATTGGTATGTCTAAGAATCCTCCTTATCCCCAATCCTTTGATGCTCTTGCTCGTCAGGTAGAGGCCATTCTTGGATTCGATGCCCTTGACCGGCTTCCTATGATAAAAGCACCGACATTGGTGCTGGCTGCAGACCAGGATATCTTAACCCCGCCGTCAGAGGCCCGAAAAATTGAGGCCGCGATTCCTGGAGCCGAGCTTCAGATTCTTGAAGGAGGAGGTCACGGATTTATGTTTGAGATCTCGGAGAAATCCAACAAGGCTATCATAGAATTTTTAAATAAATAAATTGGCAGGGAGCAATCAATTCCAGCTGTTCATGAATGTTGTTCCCCGCCCGCCAGCGGCTCCCTAACCTGACCGCTGGTGCTGCCGCTGATTATCAACCGGTAACATCATCAATGAATCCGTAGAATCTCCTCCTGTCGACATTAGTCGGGAAATCCTTTGAATCGATTATATTACATTACTAAAAAAAACTATTCCCCATAAAAAACAAATGGTGCCCAGAAAAAAGGATCATCATAAACCCCTGCGTTTATAAAATTTCGTTTCATTTCCGCCATGGCCTGATAATAAGGCCGGCCACTTTTTATCAGTTCATAAAATCCTGTCATAAAATCGCTTGTTGAAGCATCTGCTACCTGCCACAAAGAGACCGACATACTATTTGCACCTGCAATTAGAAATGCCTGTGACAATCCGACAACTCCTTCTCCTCCATAGATTTTACCAAGTCCTGTTTCACAGGCGGAAAGATTTACAAAATCAGCTTCAAATTTCAGATTTGCAATTTCAGGGACACTCAGATAACCATCATAATTACCCAGATTATTTTGAGAAAGAACTATAGCTGATAAATCAGGCTGTTCCGGTAAAACAAAACCATGTGTTGCAAAATGAATTATTTTATATCTTCTTAATTCATTTTTTGTAGACAATGATTTTATCATAGATTCACTTGCATCATCTCCGGTTAATAAATCCGATTCTGGAAAATACCTGCCTATATTTCGGATTTCTTCAAGAGTACCGGATAGATCCTTCCAGCCTTCTTCAAAAAGGGAATTATAGACAGAATTATTTAAGGAGTTTGACTCTACCTGATAATGAGCCCCTCCTATACCCAATAAATCCATACGGTCCGACGGATAGTTTCTTTGACTTATTAATTCGGACACAGCAAGAGACTGAACGTATGAAATATCGTACTGTTCAATCAGGTATCTGCCGTCGGGCATGGTTAGAGTCTCAAATGGAAGAAAAGCCAAAATACCATCGGGTATAATTATCAAATGTTTTTTGTCTTTAATATATTCTTCAGCCGGTCCTATCAGATAATCATACAATAATCTTCCGACTTCCCGTATCAACTGAGAGTTCCCGTTATATGAAAGCAGCATACGGTAATATTTTATTAAATCTTCAAAATTTATTACTAGAGTGGGTTCTTCATGATTTTCTTTTCCTGATACGGTAATCCCCCTCCGGCGGGAGGATTCAAGCTGTTTGAAATGATTTAAAGTCTGGTCAGAAAGTTGTGACAGAATAGTCTCAGGTATTGCAAATGTACCATTTATTGTGTCTTGTGTGATACTAATTATTGAAAGCCAGGGTAGAGCGCTGCCGCCGAAATTTAAGATTGCCTGTTCTTCGCTTAGGGTTTTCTGATAATTTAATACTCCGCTGAACTTCAGGGCCCCTTCTTCCCTGTTCTCCTGAAGCTGCTCCCTTAAATACTTTGTCGAAGCAAACTCCAGGGCATTAACAGTTTTCTCGAAATCTTCAAGAAGGAGATATGTTGTCGCCAGCCATTGATAGACATGAACTTCTGCCGCCAGATAATCCAGGCGGTCTTTTCCTGTCGCCGAGAGACGCAGCTTCTCTTTATTCTCTATTGCCCTTAAGAAATATGGAATTGCAGAATTATAATCCTCGAGATAATTATATGCCAATCCTATGTTAAACAGACAAACCGATGCATCTCCTACACGCTGGTTGGCTTCTGCAAGGGGTAGTGCTCTTTGATAAAATTCCAGAGCCCTGCTGTATTCACCCTGAATGTGTAAAGCACCGCCGATATGAATCAGCAGCCGGAGTTCTACCAATACATTCCCCTGTTCCTTTGCAACTTTCAGGGCTTTATAATAATAATCCAGAGCAGTTTCAGGTTCGTTTTTCTGAAAATATGCAATGCCGAGGCTGTTTAAAAGGGCCCCATAGAATCTGGATTGAATAATCCCTGGTCTATCCAGAAGACGTAAATAAGTTTCTATGGCCTCATCCATTTCATATCGAGCATGATGGATTTTACCTAAAGAAATTTGTAATGAAATAATGTTTTCCTCTACACCATTCCGGGTTGCGTAATCCAGTGCCAGTAAATAAAATTCTTCTGCAGTATCATATTTCCCCCAGGCATAATCTATATTACCAAGTCCTTCATAAACTCCTGGATAATATTCAATACTTGTAGAATCCTCTAATAATATTAATACGGAATTATACAGTTCATAAGCCTGTGACCACAAATCGTGAGCATAATAGGTATTGGCCAGATGTAGAGTGGCACTTAGAGTAATGTCTTTAATATCCTGTATTTTTGCCTTTTTTACAGCTGCCTGCAGCTCAGGAATAGCTTTTTCATAATCGAATAAATAGTAATATGCGATTCCCTTCCATAAAGCTGCATAAGCAGAATTATCATATGAAGGGGGCTGCAGTTCATATAATTCCTTCGCAGTCTGAAGTAGAGGAATTGCTCCTGCATAATCTCCCTGCTGAAATAATTCTGCACCTTTCTGAAATTGTGTGTCTGCCTTTCGCAGCTGTTTTGTATTTTGGGCTGGAAGCAGCTGGAGGGGGAGTAGTAAGCATAAAAATATGTGACAGCGTTTTATCATAATTTACCTGCTTATCAATTTTTATAATATGGAAAAACAAAACATCCTAAAGCAAGAAAACAGAGCTCGGTCAGCAATAGCGGAATTGAAAGGAATTGCGAATATAATCCCTAACCAATCAATATTAATAAACTCAATTATTTTACAAGAACAATACATCAATAAGCTATGTTTATCATAAAACTATTCAGAAAAACTATCTGGAAGTACACCATTTTTTTTACTTTCCTTTCGTCTTCCAAGGCTTCAGAATTGTAAATTCAACTCATCTAGAACTCTGTCTATTTCCGGTTTTAGGGTGGCTATATAGTGACTATAATCCACCTCCACATCTTCTGAAAAGACAATGATCCTTTTGATCTGTTCGAAAAAATTGCTGCTATGGGCGGATGAAAGATTGAAGGCATATTCAGATTTAGCGGTGCCGTTGAAGAACTGATAATCGAGATCAAATACTTTTCTGGACTTTGACTCCATACGGATAGTCCTGTTCCGGATGAACATCTCCTTTGTTTGGGAGGGAATATCCGGGGAGGTATAAAAGGAATCGAGTCCATTTTCGACTAACCTGCTGTAAATCTCAATATTCGGATTATAGTTGCTGCTCCCCATATTCTTTTCATTTGATCCATCCTTTCCCTTTGATCCAGCAATGAAATCCAACATCCGTAAGATTGTATCCATCTTGGAATCTGAAAGATGAGAGGGGAAAATAAATGATGACCAGAAAGAAGCCTCCTCATAAGCCCAAGGCTCTCCATCGCTGTTGACAATTGTCATATAAGCCAGTGACTGATAGGGATCTTTTTGCGGATACATACCCTTGAAAACTTCGATATACTTATCCAGATTATCCAGGGGGAGGTTATCAAATATTATTCCCACTCTTCCCGATCGGAAGAGGTCAACCGCAGAGCTGTAGTCGGCTAAATAAAATTCTGGAAAATAGACTCCCTCCTGGTACATACGCTGCATAAATTTAATACCATCAAGGGTCTCTTCATCATAGCCCGTCCAGACATACTCTCCATCTCGCTCCACAAACTCCATTGGAGGATTGTTAAAGGCTCGCAGTATTTCCCCGAATCCCCAATTCACTTCTGCATAACCTATGGTTTTGCCGGGTCCATTTTTTCCCGGGTCATATTCCACAAAAGCTTCGGCCAATTTAAAGAACTCTTCGATGGTATAGGTCTCCCTATATAGCCCAAGCTCTTCCGCCCAGTCTCGTCTGTAAAGAAAGTCAACCGGAGCGGTCTTACCATCTCCGGGCATATCACCACGATATAAGGGCCAGACATAGTATTCGGAGTCCACCTTGATTCGGTCATATTCAGACATTTTGGATGATAGTGCTTTCAGATTTGGATAACTTTCCAGATCAGGAAGGGGGCGAATCAATCCCTCATTGACCCAATTCTTCAGGACCGCCATTTTAAAGGGCCGAAAATCCCATTCGATCATATCGGGTACATCCGGGGAGGTGAGGGAAAGAAAAACCTGCTCGTCCCAATTCTCAAAGGACAAGCTCTCAAAAACAATATTAACAGCGAATTTTTCCATGATTATTTGTTCAGCCTGACTTAAAACTTGGGGGTCTTCCATTCTTAGATCGTGTCCTATCCATTGAATTGATAAAGTTGTTAAGGACGTTTCGTCTTGTACAGGCTCCTCTTGCTGTCTGCACACCGGTAACAGCAAGAAAAAAAGGAGTAATATAATAATTTTAATTGAAGAGAATCTTTTCTTCATAGCAGACAATCTTATATCCATCCTCTTTAATTTTACAAGGAAAATTTATATAAATGATAAACGTGTGTCTCATTTTAATGAATTGGAAGTTCAACATTTACATAAGTTCCCTTGCCTCTTTGGCTTTTTATTTGGATTCCATAGTTACTGCCGAATCTTATCTTGATCCTCTTATTAATATTAAGTAAACCCATGCTTCGCTTTTCCGAAATATACGCTTCCGTATAATTATTTATGCTTTCGGAAATTTCTTTGGATATCCCGATTCCATTATCATAGATGGAGATACAAAGGTTGTTTTCCTTACGGTACCCGCGAATAGAGAGCTCTCCGTTTCCCAGTTTTGGCTCCAAACCATGATATACGGCATTCTCCACAATCGGCTGAAGTGTCATTTTGGGTAATTTACAGTTGAAGATATTCTCATCTATATTGACTGTAAATCGAAAGCGATCCTGAAATCGTATGGAAATTATTTTCAGATACTGACCGATACAATCCATTTCGTTTTTAATGGTGGTAATCTCATCACCCTTTATACTGTATCTGAAAATATCCGCCATTGCAGTGGAAATCTCTGTGATCTCATCGGACTCGTAATGAACACCCAGGCTTCTCAAACATTCAAGAGTGTTGTACAAAAAATGCGGATTGATTTGAGCTTGAAGATTTTCAAGCTCAGCCTTTTTCTTTTCCAGCTCCACTTTCAGAAGAGAGGTTTTTGTATCAAGAATTTTTCTGTTCATCAGATCCATGCGGTCCAGCATACTGTTGATACATTCCGAAAGAATACGCATCTCATTCCCTTTGGGGAGATCAAGCCTTTTCCGAGTAGAGTGATCAACGACCGAGGCGGCAAATTCAACGACCCGGTCAATAGGCCGTGTTATGCTTCTGCTGATGACAGCCCCCACTGAGAGGAGAATTATCAGAAAGACCAGTGAGATGAAAAAACCGATATTTCTAATACGGACAAGTTTTGTGTTGACCATGGAGATGGGGATGACAGCACAGACTTTCCACCCGGTGTCAGAAATATCTTTACTGGAAAATAAAATAGGTTTTTTCTGATATTCCATCTCAATAAAAGTCCCCTCAGGGATGTTCCCGGAAAGCTGGAGAGGAAAGATCATTCCATTATTAATTCGTTCACTGGCCGCGGCGATCGTATTCTGAGTATCCAATATATAAAACTCATATTTGTTGGGAATCTCCGTTTCTGAGATAAGTGTCTCCAGAAACTCAATATTTGAAACGGCAATAGAATACCCAATAATTTCATGGGAAAAATTATCATCCAGGTTATAGACCGGATATATAAGGGAAAAGTTTTCCCGACCATTTGATTTTAAATTGTATAGTCTTGTGAACTGTCTCTGTTTTAAGGAATTTAAATAATTGTACTCTGAATTGAGTAATTCACTAATGGGAAACTCATTGGGACTGATGACTCTGTTGTCGGCACTGTGAAGTATCAGCCGATCGATATCTTTATTTGACCTTAGGAGATGTTTTCGTAATTCAAGAAATTTACTGCTGCTCTCATATTTGACAACCGGTGTTTCTGCTGTGAGTAAATCCTGTGTATCCGAACTATAGGATAATGTGTAGGCTATTCTGATTATGTCTGTAAAGTGATTCGTCACCTCCTTCTCAATTTGCTCAACCATTTTCAGGGCATATGTCTCTGTTTCTTCTTCTGTCAGATTTTTAATATTGATATAGTATATAAACTGTATGCCTAATAGGGAGATCAGGAATATGGTGATAAGCAGTATCAGCTGATACGAAATTTTCATTGTTCAATCATAACCTTATCTCTCATATTGCGGTATTTTAAGGGTGATAAATCCATTGTTTTCCTGAAGACTCTGCTGAAGTAAAAATAATCTGAATAGCCTACTGTTTCGGCAATTTCCTGGAGAGATTTCTCTGTATTATCAATGAGAGAACAAGCCTCTTTAATTCTCAGCTGGTTAATATACTTTGAGAAGGAGGTTCCTAAAATCTTATTGCAGAGCTCGGAGCAATAAGTGTAATTAATTCCGAATTGATCGGAAAGACCTCTTAGTTGAAGGTTTTCGCAGAAATGGATTTCAAGATAGTTAAGCATTTTCGTGAAGTTATTATTCCGGCTTCCCGAAATATCCTCTGTGCCAAGAGCTTCTCTGTCTATAATAAGTGTATATAATTGATGACAATAATCTTCAATGCCGGAAAAGTTTTTGACTATGCAGTTATAATCGTAGAGCAGTGCCCCACTTTCATTTCCGGATATGGATGAGAGAATTTCATTCCAGAAAAAGACAAGAGCCTCTATCGAAAATATCTTCTCCCCGAATAATTGAGGAATCATTTTAATTCCGTTTTTA encodes the following:
- a CDS encoding CHAT domain-containing protein, producing MIKRCHIFLCLLLPLQLLPAQNTKQLRKADTQFQKGAELFQQGDYAGAIPLLQTAKELYELQPPSYDNSAYAALWKGIAYYYLFDYEKAIPELQAAVKKAKIQDIKDITLSATLHLANTYYAHDLWSQAYELYNSVLILLEDSTSIEYYPGVYEGLGNIDYAWGKYDTAEEFYLLALDYATRNGVEENIISLQISLGKIHHARYEMDEAIETYLRLLDRPGIIQSRFYGALLNSLGIAYFQKNEPETALDYYYKALKVAKEQGNVLVELRLLIHIGGALHIQGEYSRALEFYQRALPLAEANQRVGDASVCLFNIGLAYNYLEDYNSAIPYFLRAIENKEKLRLSATGKDRLDYLAAEVHVYQWLATTYLLLEDFEKTVNALEFASTKYLREQLQENREEGALKFSGVLNYQKTLSEEQAILNFGGSALPWLSIISITQDTINGTFAIPETILSQLSDQTLNHFKQLESSRRRGITVSGKENHEEPTLVINFEDLIKYYRMLLSYNGNSQLIREVGRLLYDYLIGPAEEYIKDKKHLIIIPDGILAFLPFETLTMPDGRYLIEQYDISYVQSLAVSELISQRNYPSDRMDLLGIGGAHYQVESNSLNNSVYNSLFEEGWKDLSGTLEEIRNIGRYFPESDLLTGDDASESMIKSLSTKNELRRYKIIHFATHGFVLPEQPDLSAIVLSQNNLGNYDGYLSVPEIANLKFEADFVNLSACETGLGKIYGGEGVVGLSQAFLIAGANSMSVSLWQVADASTSDFMTGFYELIKSGRPYYQAMAEMKRNFINAGVYDDPFFWAPFVFYGE
- a CDS encoding alpha/beta fold hydrolase, yielding MTKKMSINLMENPGASSEVSMFGEGWSQRIHGLHSRAKLRSTLAGRIKNKAKMKAVMVILVITFFISCTTNSPQEINEATDKSLELELSKPADLSNEQIEDKMSTGYVTVNDQELYYEVHGTGEPLILICGLSMDLTAHMAYLPILSEQFQVIIFDNRDAGRSSKAKSPYTIADMAEDTVGLMDALGLESAHVLGGSMGGTIAQELAIRYPDRVNKLILSATISKATLTLDSFTTLMKFIKKHDQNNEIIPLMTLLTTMTVSFSENEEMVKQIIGMSKNPPYPQSFDALARQVEAILGFDALDRLPMIKAPTLVLAADQDILTPPSEARKIEAAIPGAELQILEGGGHGFMFEISEKSNKAIIEFLNK
- a CDS encoding Fic/DOC family N-terminal domain-containing protein, with the protein product MEKQNILKQENRARSAIAELKGIANIIPNQSILINSIILQEQYINKLCLS
- a CDS encoding sensor histidine kinase, which codes for MKISYQLILLITIFLISLLGIQFIYYINIKNLTEEETETYALKMVEQIEKEVTNHFTDIIRIAYTLSYSSDTQDLLTAETPVVKYESSSKFLELRKHLLRSNKDIDRLILHSADNRVISPNEFPISELLNSEYNYLNSLKQRQFTRLYNLKSNGRENFSLIYPVYNLDDNFSHEIIGYSIAVSNIEFLETLISETEIPNKYEFYILDTQNTIAAASERINNGMIFPLQLSGNIPEGTFIEMEYQKKPILFSSKDISDTGWKVCAVIPISMVNTKLVRIRNIGFFISLVFLIILLSVGAVISRSITRPIDRVVEFAASVVDHSTRKRLDLPKGNEMRILSECINSMLDRMDLMNRKILDTKTSLLKVELEKKKAELENLQAQINPHFLYNTLECLRSLGVHYESDEITEISTAMADIFRYSIKGDEITTIKNEMDCIGQYLKIISIRFQDRFRFTVNIDENIFNCKLPKMTLQPIVENAVYHGLEPKLGNGELSIRGYRKENNLCISIYDNGIGISKEISESINNYTEAYISEKRSMGLLNINKRIKIRFGSNYGIQIKSQRGKGTYVNVELPIH